One window of Thermoplasmata archaeon genomic DNA carries:
- a CDS encoding S9 family peptidase, producing MKAPTIEDLLSLKNIDQVSISASGKFVAAVVSDNFREYKKKSEKTDLVIYDSSLNELEKIEGYGIHSLSFSKDDLLLYVYEDLLNVYNVGTKNKISIKFNGDIKDAKWYCNNILFTGHEKVDEKVEDSYFYEESDQYDDLYLLDFKEGTKKITKNRQIWEFDTDGKNIIVVGSDAPQESSWYRSKLYTVDLLGNMKIVYAPEKRQIGKIRISGNNIAFIESLMSDRGVVSGDVILIDNGTVKNLTENDAASYSHIEFDEDSKGIELILLKNEKTKFTILKYYKKEKIWEGTGIVYPAFSPSFSYSKKRTVFTYSDPANPPEILLLNKSVKRSNINVKLRDIEQYPSKLVEWIASDGKKIYGLLRVKNPEDPLIVYVHGGPTSFSYSSFIDRASIFLGYDFSVFLPNYRGSVGMGRNYAESNRGDLGGMDFEDIVQGVEFLRKTKKIHTDRIYITGGSYGGYMSALAIMKSDVFKASVSLFGIADWISFHGTSNGYDWDRIHFDTDPYKFDKYDKYSPIRIKHDIKTPILLMHGINDPIVPIGQYYEFYRFVKEMGKEVHLLVFPREGHGFSEMEHKKRQYNETIKFFNDHR from the coding sequence ATGAAAGCTCCAACGATAGAGGATCTTCTAAGCTTAAAAAACATAGATCAGGTTTCCATAAGTGCATCTGGAAAGTTTGTGGCGGCAGTAGTATCAGATAATTTTAGAGAGTACAAGAAAAAAAGTGAAAAGACAGATCTGGTCATATACGATTCGTCTTTGAATGAACTTGAAAAAATAGAGGGATACGGAATACATTCTCTCTCATTTTCAAAAGATGATTTATTGCTATACGTGTATGAAGACCTGCTAAACGTTTATAATGTCGGCACAAAAAACAAGATTTCAATCAAATTTAACGGCGATATTAAAGATGCAAAATGGTACTGTAACAACATACTTTTCACGGGCCATGAAAAAGTTGATGAAAAAGTGGAAGACTCCTATTTTTATGAAGAATCTGACCAGTATGATGACCTCTATCTTTTGGATTTTAAAGAAGGAACTAAAAAGATTACAAAAAACAGGCAAATCTGGGAATTTGACACGGACGGTAAGAATATAATCGTAGTGGGTTCAGATGCGCCGCAGGAGAGTTCATGGTACAGATCAAAATTGTACACAGTTGATTTATTGGGTAACATGAAGATAGTATATGCTCCGGAGAAGAGACAGATTGGAAAGATAAGAATATCCGGAAACAATATTGCATTCATAGAATCATTGATGAGCGATCGCGGCGTAGTTTCAGGGGATGTAATCCTTATTGATAATGGAACTGTCAAGAACCTGACAGAAAACGATGCTGCAAGTTACTCGCACATAGAATTTGATGAAGATTCAAAGGGCATAGAGTTAATATTGCTAAAAAATGAAAAGACAAAATTCACGATCTTGAAATATTACAAGAAAGAAAAGATCTGGGAAGGGACAGGTATAGTATATCCTGCTTTTTCTCCATCATTTTCATACAGTAAAAAGAGAACCGTGTTTACATATTCTGACCCTGCAAACCCTCCAGAAATCTTGTTGTTAAACAAGAGTGTTAAGAGATCAAACATCAATGTCAAATTAAGGGATATTGAACAATATCCATCCAAGCTGGTTGAATGGATAGCAAGTGACGGCAAAAAGATATACGGGTTATTGAGAGTCAAGAATCCAGAAGATCCGTTAATAGTTTACGTTCATGGCGGGCCAACCTCATTTTCATACTCATCGTTCATAGACCGGGCGTCCATATTTTTAGGCTATGACTTCTCTGTTTTTCTGCCCAATTACAGAGGCAGTGTTGGCATGGGGCGAAACTATGCAGAATCGAACCGGGGTGATCTGGGAGGCATGGATTTTGAGGATATAGTTCAGGGCGTAGAGTTTTTAAGAAAAACAAAAAAGATACATACTGATCGAATCTACATAACTGGTGGCTCGTATGGCGGATACATGTCTGCACTGGCTATAATGAAGTCAGATGTTTTCAAAGCTTCAGTTTCATTGTTTGGCATAGCGGACTGGATCAGTTTCCATGGCACATCGAACGGTTATGACTGGGACAGAATTCATTTTGATACCGACCCTTACAAGTTTGATAAATATGATAAATACTCGCCGATCAGGATCAAGCATGATATAAAAACGCCGATACTGCTTATGCATGGTATTAATGATCCAATCGTGCCGATCGGGCAGTATTATGAGTTTTACAGGTTTGTTAAGGAGATGGGAAAGGAGGTTCATCTGCTCGTATTTCCGAGGGAAGGACACGGATTTAGTGAGATGGAACACAAAAAAAGGCAGTATAATGAAACAATAAAGTTTTTCAATGATCATCGCTAA
- a CDS encoding 4Fe-4S binding protein, which yields MSNAKNWHTIDRAQFSWAPSINSETCTGCGLCLLSCGNGVFGWNEKDSMPIVQNPGSCVLGCTTCGKLCPENSITFPEDPKKFIMSLITKYKIYPTVKKELEERLAKFPDHEIKGGKNGSI from the coding sequence ATGTCAAATGCGAAAAACTGGCATACTATAGATCGAGCGCAATTTAGTTGGGCTCCGTCTATAAATTCAGAAACTTGCACTGGATGTGGATTGTGCTTATTATCGTGCGGAAACGGTGTATTTGGATGGAACGAAAAAGACTCTATGCCGATAGTTCAGAATCCTGGTAGTTGCGTGCTAGGATGCACTACTTGTGGCAAGCTGTGTCCTGAAAACTCGATCACGTTTCCTGAAGATCCAAAAAAGTTCATAATGAGTCTGATCACAAAGTACAAGATCTATCCAACTGTCAAAAAAGAGCTGGAAGAGAGGCTTGCTAAATTTCCAGATCATGAGATTAAAGGTGGTAAAAATGGCAGC
- the albA gene encoding DNA-binding protein Alba — MTEIQKSNENIVYIGKKPTMNYVLAVITQFKNGSKLVIIKARGHSISQAVDIAEIVKHRFLPDVKSEVKIETEKLKNEDGRESNVSSIEISMKM, encoded by the coding sequence ATGACAGAAATACAAAAAAGCAATGAAAATATAGTATATATAGGAAAGAAGCCGACCATGAACTATGTTCTTGCAGTGATCACACAGTTTAAAAACGGATCTAAGCTAGTGATCATAAAAGCGAGAGGGCATTCAATCTCTCAGGCAGTAGACATAGCAGAGATAGTTAAACATCGATTTTTGCCAGATGTAAAATCAGAGGTAAAAATAGAAACTGAGAAATTGAAAAATGAGGATGGCAGAGAAAGTAATGTATCTTCTATCGAAATTAGTATGAAGATGTAA
- a CDS encoding hemerythrin domain-containing protein, with protein MSLKENIDFKGSIATQSLRNQHIETVDIAEGYLAGKVSETDFVAHINSLLSYHFKIEEEILYPAFKPYLEKYLPYMEPIKMVLAEHNGIRNLLKKANEGIERTQNLHSIAELLLQHVYKEENGVFKQIDQYMPDSVKEKIEKKISEFMDKNRT; from the coding sequence ATGAGCTTGAAAGAAAACATAGATTTTAAAGGTTCGATTGCAACGCAATCTTTGAGAAACCAGCACATTGAGACAGTAGATATAGCAGAAGGATATCTTGCTGGCAAAGTTTCTGAAACGGATTTTGTAGCACATATAAATTCTCTCTTATCCTATCATTTTAAAATCGAGGAGGAGATCCTGTATCCTGCGTTTAAGCCATACCTTGAAAAATATTTGCCGTACATGGAGCCTATAAAGATGGTGCTTGCAGAGCATAACGGAATTAGAAATTTGCTGAAAAAGGCAAATGAAGGTATAGAAAGGACTCAGAACTTGCACAGCATTGCAGAGCTTCTGCTCCAGCATGTGTACAAAGAAGAAAACGGGGTGTTTAAGCAGATTGACCAGTACATGCCAGATTCTGTGAAAGAGAAGATAGAAAAAAAGATTAGCGAATTCATGGATAAAAACAGAACCTGA
- a CDS encoding S41 family peptidase, whose amino-acid sequence MFAYCMYPHIINDTIAFVAEDDLWLINEGSIPQRITTNFGIVKYPKISPDKKWIAFNVLLPNSGSEIYLINITGGVPQRLTYLESASTKLVAWSEDSKYVIFASDYGRPFKRWIELFKVPVSGGEPERLKYGVANDIIINSKFILLGRHLADPAKWKRYRGGTAGKFWISRNHAKFVPFLSNINGNLTDPMFVKHRFYFVSDHEGVGRLYSCNESGEDLIAHTNNKDYYVRNASTDGKKIVYQMAGDIYIYDPTSKDNRKVEISINSSKTQILPRFLDEPLKFLECMDISGDSILLNIRGKIYNMHNWEGPVFVKDSIRYRLPKYIDDHTFCAIYDGSDAEELVIFGDREKHIKLNVGLINNLAVSPARDKIILTNNRLDLVLVDLKTEIVKIIDHALNGEFKDISFSADGKYIAYSISNKINKTNLRIRDLESMEFKDINSTYRFDYSPAFDPDGRFLYFISLTGFSPVEDMVQFELSFPLAANIYLITLSDLTRSPFLEPLSDSSTNKSIEFKELEHRIVKFPIPAGNYTKLLAIKDGILYLSVPIKGKAADTMSTVPNNGDLHIYKLKDKKDDILVKDIEDFVISADLKRLAYKSSKGVRVVNIADKIEDKGDIPGSESGYIDMKRIKPLIEPEKEFKQMLRESWRLMKENYWTSSSKIAWDRIYEKYESLLSKVTTRAELSDLIWELQGELGTSHAYELGGDYSTLKTEKIGFLGAEFKFDGEGYVITKINEGRLDQVSPLRAPGLNVKEGDKIMAINGMPLNSELSPNRALINYANEPVSITIKSGGTVNNITVKTLDNPTPLLYREWVEKNKKYVSEKSEDKVGYVHIPDMGYTGYAEFHRSYFEEYNKKALIVDIRYNSGGFVSSLLLEKLNRKVIGFDEPRHGLHISYPNESVQGPIVAITNEDAGSDGDVFSHAFKLFKLGPLIGKRTWGGVIGINPKRLLIDGTIVTQPEFAFWFKDVKFNVENYGTDPTIDIDITPDDYMNNIDTQLDKAIETALKMLKKSSD is encoded by the coding sequence ATGTTTGCATATTGTATGTATCCGCACATAATAAACGACACGATTGCATTTGTTGCAGAAGATGATCTATGGTTAATTAATGAAGGCAGCATACCGCAGAGGATCACTACCAATTTTGGAATAGTCAAGTATCCAAAAATATCACCAGATAAAAAATGGATTGCGTTTAACGTTCTTTTACCAAATTCTGGGTCAGAAATATACCTTATAAACATTACTGGGGGAGTTCCTCAAAGATTGACCTATTTAGAATCTGCATCTACAAAGCTGGTGGCTTGGTCTGAAGATTCAAAATATGTCATATTTGCCTCAGATTACGGCAGGCCTTTTAAAAGATGGATTGAGCTGTTTAAAGTACCAGTATCTGGAGGAGAACCAGAACGACTAAAATATGGTGTTGCAAATGACATTATAATAAATTCAAAGTTTATTTTGCTAGGCAGGCACCTTGCAGATCCTGCAAAATGGAAAAGATATCGTGGTGGGACTGCCGGCAAGTTCTGGATTTCTCGCAACCATGCTAAATTTGTTCCGTTTTTAAGCAACATAAATGGAAACTTGACAGATCCAATGTTTGTAAAACATAGATTTTACTTTGTTTCAGATCACGAGGGTGTTGGCAGATTATATTCTTGTAACGAATCAGGAGAGGACCTTATAGCACATACTAACAACAAAGATTACTATGTCCGCAATGCTTCGACAGATGGCAAAAAAATAGTATATCAGATGGCAGGAGACATATACATCTATGATCCTACATCAAAAGATAACAGAAAGGTAGAGATATCTATAAACAGCAGCAAAACTCAGATTTTACCTCGTTTTTTAGACGAACCGCTGAAATTCTTAGAGTGTATGGACATCAGTGGAGATTCAATACTGTTAAATATACGGGGCAAGATATATAATATGCACAATTGGGAAGGGCCGGTATTTGTAAAAGACAGCATTAGATACAGATTGCCAAAATATATAGATGATCATACATTTTGTGCTATATATGATGGCTCAGACGCTGAAGAGCTGGTAATATTCGGGGACAGGGAAAAACATATTAAATTAAATGTGGGGCTGATCAATAATCTGGCTGTTTCCCCGGCCAGAGACAAGATAATACTGACAAATAACAGGCTAGATCTGGTTCTGGTAGACCTAAAAACAGAGATAGTAAAAATAATAGACCATGCTCTGAACGGAGAGTTTAAAGATATTTCATTTTCAGCAGATGGAAAGTATATAGCATATTCTATATCAAACAAGATCAATAAAACCAATTTGAGAATTAGAGATCTGGAGAGCATGGAGTTCAAGGATATTAACAGCACGTATCGATTTGATTATTCTCCGGCTTTTGATCCAGATGGCAGGTTTTTATATTTTATATCGTTGACCGGATTCAGCCCGGTCGAAGACATGGTTCAGTTTGAGCTCAGCTTTCCGCTGGCTGCAAACATATATCTGATAACACTGTCAGACCTGACCAGATCCCCGTTTTTAGAGCCTTTGTCAGATAGCTCAACCAACAAAAGCATAGAATTTAAAGAATTAGAACATAGAATTGTGAAATTTCCGATCCCTGCTGGAAATTACACTAAGCTTTTAGCCATAAAAGATGGGATACTGTACTTGTCAGTACCCATAAAAGGCAAGGCTGCAGATACAATGAGCACAGTTCCGAATAATGGAGATCTGCATATTTACAAATTAAAAGATAAAAAAGACGATATTTTAGTTAAGGATATTGAAGATTTTGTCATTTCTGCAGATTTAAAGAGGCTGGCATATAAATCTAGCAAAGGGGTCAGAGTTGTAAACATAGCAGATAAAATCGAAGACAAGGGAGATATTCCAGGCTCTGAATCAGGTTATATAGATATGAAAAGAATAAAACCTTTAATAGAGCCCGAGAAAGAGTTCAAGCAGATGTTAAGAGAATCATGGAGATTGATGAAAGAAAATTACTGGACCTCTTCTTCAAAGATCGCATGGGATCGTATTTATGAAAAATATGAATCTTTGCTAAGCAAAGTAACTACTCGCGCAGAGTTATCAGATCTTATATGGGAACTGCAGGGAGAATTGGGAACCTCTCATGCTTATGAACTTGGTGGTGATTACAGTACCCTCAAAACCGAGAAAATCGGCTTTTTAGGCGCTGAATTTAAGTTTGACGGAGAAGGATACGTGATTACAAAAATTAATGAAGGCAGGTTAGATCAAGTATCTCCATTGCGGGCTCCCGGATTAAATGTAAAAGAAGGAGATAAGATTATGGCCATAAACGGCATGCCTCTCAATTCCGAGCTTTCTCCAAACAGAGCACTGATAAACTATGCAAACGAGCCGGTATCTATTACTATTAAAAGCGGAGGAACTGTTAATAACATTACTGTTAAAACGCTGGATAATCCCACTCCGTTATTATATCGTGAATGGGTTGAAAAGAATAAGAAGTACGTATCTGAAAAGAGCGAAGATAAGGTAGGATATGTTCATATTCCTGACATGGGATATACTGGTTATGCTGAGTTTCACAGATCTTATTTTGAAGAATACAATAAGAAAGCATTAATAGTAGACATTAGATACAACAGTGGCGGATTTGTGTCAAGCTTATTATTAGAAAAACTGAACAGGAAAGTAATTGGTTTTGACGAGCCCAGACACGGGCTTCACATCAGCTATCCTAACGAATCAGTGCAGGGGCCGATCGTTGCCATAACAAATGAGGATGCTGGCTCTGACGGTGATGTATTTAGCCACGCGTTTAAGCTGTTTAAGTTAGGTCCGCTCATCGGGAAGAGAACTTGGGGTGGAGTGATAGGAATTAATCCAAAACGCTTGCTCATTGACGGAACTATAGTAACACAGCCAGAATTTGCATTTTGGTTTAAAGATGTGAAATTCAATGTTGAAAATTACGGGACAGACCCTACAATCGACATAGACATCACGCCTGACGATTATATGAATAATATAGATACACAGCTTGATAAAGCTATAGAAACAGCATTGAAAATGCTAAAAAAATCAAGCGATTAA